A genomic window from Spiroplasma helicoides includes:
- a CDS encoding NAD(P)-dependent oxidoreductase, producing the protein MKIICFGVRDVEKPIFELSNKNYNYDLTLTSELLTHDNIDLIKGHEAVLLRANCAADKQNLDKMKEFGVKYLLTRTVGTNHIDLDYAKELGFKMAYVPFYSPNSVSELAFSTGIAMFRNIIYMYEKMANKDFTVDEKMFSKEVRNSTIGIIGTGRIGLECAKAWKGMGAKIYGYDLYPRNDVSDLLEYKTLEEIFETCDLVSLHCPYIKGQNEHFINKDLFKHIKDQIIIVNAARGELINYEDLYEFMQNNKIKQVALDTLENESIVFFKKHQDNIPNDIYQKLFDLKPRVLFTPHLGSYTDQAVKDMVDISFENLDSIIKTGNSKNDIK; encoded by the coding sequence ATGAAAATAATCTGTTTCGGTGTTAGAGATGTAGAAAAACCAATTTTTGAACTTTCAAACAAAAATTATAATTATGACTTAACTCTAACTAGTGAATTATTAACACATGATAACATTGATCTTATTAAAGGTCATGAAGCTGTTTTGTTGAGAGCGAATTGTGCTGCAGACAAACAAAATTTAGATAAAATGAAAGAATTTGGAGTTAAATACTTACTTACAAGAACAGTTGGAACAAACCACATAGATTTGGATTATGCAAAAGAACTTGGATTTAAAATGGCATATGTTCCATTTTATTCTCCAAACTCTGTAAGTGAACTAGCGTTTTCAACTGGTATTGCTATGTTTAGAAACATTATTTATATGTACGAAAAAATGGCAAATAAGGATTTCACAGTTGATGAAAAAATGTTTTCAAAAGAAGTTAGAAATTCAACTATTGGTATCATTGGTACAGGAAGAATTGGTTTAGAATGTGCTAAAGCTTGAAAAGGCATGGGCGCTAAAATATATGGTTATGACCTGTATCCAAGAAATGATGTTAGTGATTTACTTGAATATAAAACACTTGAAGAAATTTTTGAAACTTGTGATTTAGTATCTTTACATTGTCCATATATTAAAGGACAAAATGAGCATTTTATTAATAAAGATTTATTTAAACACATTAAAGATCAAATTATAATTGTTAATGCAGCACGTGGTGAGCTAATCAATTATGAAGATTTATATGAGTTTATGCAAAATAATAAAATCAAGCAAGTAGCATTAGACACATTAGAAAATGAATCAATTGTATTCTTTAAAAAACATCAAGATAATATTCCAAATGATATTTATCAAAAGTTATTTGATTTAAAACCAAGAGTATTATTTACTCCTCACTTAGGAAGTTATACAGATCAAGCAGTTAAAGATATGGTAGATATTAGTTTTGAAAACTTAGACAGTATCATTAAAACAGGAAATAGTAAAAACGATATAAAATAA
- a CDS encoding lipoprotein has product MKKLLSLLAATGLVATSGSVAVACNKNQDTKKDLGNLEVKDLGKINGNSDLPSLALIVSTINSKNKDYGLKTADITFDGKPTASEATIKAKDSSEKFTGSVKLAFEYKKTPSSATQIPLSLIRSVIDGDSTGQGFRPNQLNLGYVMTKSIKTRSEILESVKDFIEGVLNTPNAAFLPLTAEQIMDIVNVDYKDQLEGKGSSVSTDMDGKTEVKSLVATIKEGHEYDIEGYYLVGELIINIYQQNIISTNVQKNIDEVDLTNASDDKAKKDAIIKQFIAKNSYTKSNDEAHPKDGSGLSINDHFSVDSFDLTKNKAIISTSLNGDYYTKEAIEVTFTQKTK; this is encoded by the coding sequence ATGAAAAAATTATTAAGTTTATTAGCAGCAACAGGACTAGTCGCTACTAGTGGTAGTGTTGCAGTTGCTTGTAACAAGAATCAAGACACAAAAAAAGATTTAGGTAATTTGGAGGTTAAAGATTTAGGTAAAATAAATGGTAACTCTGATTTACCAAGTTTGGCACTAATAGTTTCAACAATTAATTCAAAAAATAAAGATTATGGTTTGAAAACTGCAGATATAACATTTGATGGAAAACCCACCGCATCTGAAGCAACAATAAAGGCAAAAGACAGTTCAGAAAAATTTACTGGTTCAGTAAAGTTGGCATTTGAGTATAAAAAAACACCTTCAAGTGCAACACAAATACCATTGAGTTTAATAAGAAGCGTCATTGATGGAGATAGTACAGGACAAGGCTTCAGACCTAACCAACTTAACTTAGGTTATGTTATGACAAAAAGTATAAAAACACGCAGTGAAATATTAGAATCTGTAAAAGATTTCATAGAAGGAGTTTTAAATACCCCTAATGCAGCTTTCCTACCTTTAACAGCTGAACAAATAATGGATATTGTAAATGTTGATTATAAGGATCAATTAGAAGGTAAGGGAAGTTCTGTTTCAACTGATATGGACGGAAAAACTGAAGTTAAAAGTTTAGTTGCAACTATAAAAGAAGGTCACGAATATGATATAGAAGGATATTATTTAGTTGGAGAACTTATCATAAATATTTATCAACAAAATATAATAAGTACGAATGTTCAAAAAAACATTGATGAAGTAGATCTTACTAACGCAAGCGACGATAAGGCCAAAAAAGATGCGATAATAAAACAATTTATAGCAAAAAATAGTTACACAAAAAGTAATGATGAAGCACACCCAAAAGATGGAAGTGGTTTATCAATAAATGATCATTTTAGTGTTGATTCATTTGATTTGACAAAAAACAAAGCAATAATTTCAACATCTTTAAATGGTGATTATTACACAAAAGAAGCTATTGAGGTAACTTTTACACAAAAAACTAAATAA
- a CDS encoding lipoprotein, which produces MKKLLSFLGAMSLVASSGSVAIACKKEANPVVYEDTKNEAVAQNPKAEALTQYVKTLYANQFSLSDIGLDVSNGIKDLHYSPSEYFSWIQKQNINDLNFSQGISNDYKAYSDSKYSEAFDQYFDSKLIHDNTNIDDSIYKGGVIDSQNAIPSFVGTINTILPIIAKSFVNIDGSGIADLLKTLLSFESLIGSFKQTIDPIVDSLTADDNAVLKELESALSFTDQETTYVDAIQNSIIALAKSISGLAKKSSEDIKDFTSASKSIAKNLKGLIDGSISFSFDMSAVKYIGGIVKFVRVLLLYLDSFDENAVTETQLTVDDVLRVKQGAILKINNEKLNSLDIKKLIGILKKMTDDKDGQGLLIFKNVVNILFSTHDTLNYKGDDEVSIGGTNGKTYENEKEIYGRILGDLIIEVVGSEKMNAA; this is translated from the coding sequence ATGAAAAAATTATTAAGTTTTTTAGGAGCTATGAGCTTAGTTGCGTCAAGTGGCTCAGTTGCAATTGCTTGTAAAAAAGAGGCAAACCCAGTTGTATATGAGGATACTAAAAATGAAGCAGTAGCTCAAAACCCCAAGGCAGAGGCTTTAACACAATATGTTAAAACACTTTATGCTAATCAATTTTCATTAAGTGATATTGGTTTAGACGTTTCTAATGGAATAAAAGACCTTCATTATAGTCCAAGTGAATATTTTAGTTGAATTCAAAAACAAAATATAAATGATTTAAATTTTTCACAAGGTATCAGTAATGATTATAAAGCATATAGTGATAGTAAATATAGTGAAGCATTTGATCAATACTTTGATAGTAAATTAATACATGACAATACAAATATCGACGACTCAATTTATAAAGGTGGAGTTATCGATTCTCAAAATGCAATTCCAAGTTTCGTTGGAACAATCAATACAATATTACCAATAATCGCTAAAAGTTTCGTAAATATTGATGGAAGTGGAATAGCTGATTTATTAAAAACTTTGTTATCATTTGAATCATTAATAGGAAGTTTTAAACAAACTATTGATCCAATTGTTGATTCATTAACCGCTGATGATAATGCAGTTTTAAAAGAACTTGAAAGTGCACTATCTTTCACAGATCAAGAAACAACATATGTTGATGCAATTCAAAATAGTATTATTGCACTTGCAAAATCTATTAGTGGATTAGCAAAAAAATCAAGTGAAGACATCAAAGATTTTACATCTGCTTCAAAAAGCATAGCTAAAAATCTTAAGGGTTTAATCGATGGAAGCATTAGTTTTTCATTTGATATGAGTGCTGTTAAATATATTGGAGGAATAGTAAAATTTGTAAGAGTATTACTATTATATCTTGATAGTTTTGATGAAAATGCAGTTACAGAAACACAATTAACTGTTGATGATGTTTTAAGAGTTAAACAGGGTGCGATTTTAAAAATTAACAATGAAAAACTTAATTCGCTAGATATTAAAAAATTAATTGGAATTTTGAAAAAAATGACAGATGATAAAGATGGTCAAGGATTGTTAATTTTTAAGAATGTTGTAAATATTTTATTTAGTACTCATGATACTCTTAACTACAAAGGTGATGATGAAGTTTCAATTGGTGGTACTAATGGTAAAACTTATGAAAATGAAAAAGAAATATATGGAAGAATTTTAGGAGACCTTATTATAGAAGTTGTCGGAAGTGAAAAAATGAATGCTGCTTAA
- a CDS encoding AEC family transporter gives MYASISDALISTLKSWSMWSPIIATIAVIFLGYLLAYKKIFKQEWEKVMIKIVMVVGLPALALKGFLNDASLESLKSEMAVLLTGFAFYAIMIFISKYFFLKKEKDIQDTLAMCIALASTTFFGIPVVTALYSDSSTSANIFNIPYRVFLYSFAFIIMSKKTMATTVKKAKSEMTEVELLEAKKIKKQTLKNIFVNPILIATFVGFIIWATQLIPGINCVPPYDGKGQNFSPLRVDKLLPPIDKILVTLQAICTPLAWLAIGMTMNKGNLKEAMKDKMLWYASVVKVVVAPTIILLMIIGVASLGHYTNSFSFKMTSMAAMVIMTAAPPANVVVAYSISYNKAPEVASNLTTLSTLLSIVTLPLWVIVATAVGSLPMFV, from the coding sequence ATGTACGCAAGTATATCGGACGCTTTAATCAGTACGCTTAAATCGTGAAGTATGTGATCACCAATTATCGCAACTATTGCTGTTATATTTTTGGGATACTTATTAGCATACAAAAAAATATTTAAGCAAGAATGAGAAAAAGTGATGATCAAAATAGTTATGGTTGTAGGTTTACCTGCACTTGCATTAAAAGGTTTTTTAAATGACGCTAGTTTAGAAAGTCTTAAATCAGAGATGGCTGTTTTACTTACAGGTTTTGCATTTTATGCGATTATGATTTTTATATCAAAATACTTTTTTTTAAAAAAAGAAAAAGACATTCAAGATACATTAGCAATGTGTATTGCTCTTGCATCAACAACATTCTTTGGAATACCAGTTGTAACTGCTTTATATAGTGATAGTAGTACAAGTGCAAATATATTTAATATTCCTTATAGAGTATTTTTATATTCATTTGCATTTATTATTATGAGTAAAAAAACAATGGCTACAACTGTTAAAAAAGCAAAAAGTGAAATGACTGAGGTTGAGTTACTTGAAGCTAAAAAAATTAAAAAACAAACTTTAAAAAATATTTTTGTAAATCCAATTTTAATTGCAACATTTGTGGGATTTATTATCTGAGCTACACAATTAATTCCAGGTATTAATTGTGTACCACCATATGATGGAAAAGGACAAAACTTTTCACCTTTAAGAGTTGATAAGTTATTACCTCCAATAGATAAAATCTTGGTAACTCTACAAGCAATTTGTACACCACTTGCTTGATTAGCAATTGGTATGACAATGAACAAAGGAAATTTAAAAGAAGCTATGAAAGATAAAATGCTTTGATATGCTTCAGTTGTTAAAGTTGTTGTAGCACCAACCATTATATTATTAATGATAATTGGGGTTGCAAGCCTTGGTCATTATACAAATTCTTTCTCATTTAAAATGACAAGTATGGCTGCAATGGTAATTATGACAGCAGCTCCACCGGCTAATGTTGTTGTTGCTTATTCAATTTCATACAACAAAGCACCTGAGGTTGCAAGTAACTTAACCACCTTGTCGACATTATTATCAATCGTTACTCTTCCATTATGAGTAATAGTAGCAACAGCAGTTGGTAGTTTACCAATGTTTGTTTAA
- a CDS encoding sulfite exporter TauE/SafE family protein: MENQLNYKVFENFLEKLDNNKKQTEQIRNTFLTKKNSLKTNFINKKINRMEYIESKKSNKKCFNSQIKNQTSVEKKLILEGNQIYENLVLEINKNKKWFNKMVGTKTLKIIGIIILPILISIGILIDYLVVKPHNQNANKSTEWVGIGISIALLVLEFLLITFLIHFSSKKFIFDTFNKGWVCYTVGFTASFFDTLGVGSFATNTGLLKSIKYIKDDKKLPGTLNFGMAIPNLLAGILLMGSIEIDMTTFASFVICAVCGTIIGNSIVNKINKKLVALIMGIVLAISALLMLMNAKGIELLPQGDAKGVSDVWWKLLVGCLVFIVLGMLISFGVGLYAPAMILISLLQMDFLVCFPVMACSSGLTMHINVYKFYRSDNYMPRTSFLLTLGGTTGVIVSYLIFFLGIETLGGVPQKGISDVFKWISVFVIAYSSYSLLKGYYKQVKKDKQDKISSVNNDSK, from the coding sequence GTGGAAAATCAATTAAATTATAAAGTTTTTGAGAATTTTTTGGAAAAACTTGACAATAATAAAAAACAAACCGAACAAATTCGTAACACTTTTTTAACTAAAAAAAATAGTTTAAAAACAAACTTTATAAATAAAAAAATTAATAGAATGGAGTATATAGAAAGCAAAAAGAGTAATAAAAAATGTTTCAATTCACAAATAAAAAACCAAACATCAGTGGAAAAAAAATTAATTTTAGAGGGTAATCAAATATATGAAAATCTAGTTTTAGAAATTAATAAAAACAAAAAGTGATTTAATAAAATGGTTGGTACAAAAACATTGAAAATTATTGGAATAATTATATTACCAATATTAATTTCAATCGGTATATTGATTGATTACTTGGTGGTAAAACCTCACAACCAAAACGCAAATAAGTCTACTGAATGAGTGGGAATTGGAATATCTATAGCTCTACTTGTCTTGGAGTTTTTGCTAATAACATTCTTGATTCATTTTTCATCTAAAAAATTTATATTTGATACCTTTAATAAAGGTTGGGTTTGTTACACTGTTGGTTTTACTGCAAGTTTTTTTGATACTTTAGGGGTAGGCTCATTTGCCACAAATACTGGGTTATTAAAATCTATAAAATATATAAAAGATGATAAAAAATTACCAGGTACATTAAATTTTGGAATGGCAATCCCAAACTTATTGGCAGGGATTTTACTTATGGGAAGTATAGAAATTGATATGACTACCTTTGCAAGTTTTGTTATTTGCGCAGTTTGTGGAACAATCATAGGTAACTCAATAGTTAACAAAATTAACAAAAAACTTGTTGCACTGATTATGGGGATAGTTTTAGCAATTAGTGCTTTATTGATGTTGATGAATGCAAAGGGAATAGAACTATTACCACAAGGAGATGCAAAAGGTGTATCTGATGTATGGTGAAAATTATTAGTCGGTTGTTTAGTGTTTATTGTTCTAGGAATGTTAATTAGTTTTGGAGTTGGTCTTTATGCACCGGCTATGATACTAATTTCGTTATTACAAATGGACTTTCTGGTTTGTTTCCCAGTTATGGCGTGTTCATCAGGTCTTACTATGCACATAAATGTTTATAAATTTTATCGCAGTGATAACTATATGCCAAGAACAAGTTTCTTGTTGACACTTGGGGGAACAACCGGTGTAATAGTATCATACTTAATTTTTTTTCTTGGAATAGAAACATTAGGTGGTGTACCACAAAAAGGAATAAGTGATGTATTTAAATGAATAAGTGTTTTTGTCATAGCTTATTCATCATACTCACTTTTAAAAGGATATTATAAACAGGTTAAAAAAGACAAACAAGATAAAATAAGTTCCGTTAATAATGACAGCAAATAA
- a CDS encoding lipoprotein, whose protein sequence is MKKLLSLLASFGLITTTSITAISCSSKPEIKDLSNFTAEDLILNPETDEQEDVESAAIDKINQVLSISVKKGVDFTVEFKKANILKDGYLIVQSTPSSQTISGQVTFNVKYVGDPALQDIQDQISSIGNNTMRVSVSKDGDSRTLLKASVGEGSSDFIDNVVVDNSTIKENKFGVSYNAKKAGTATIVLSYRKITKEVKIIINKNDLGIIGGSSLILNPLFNTQNAASETFAKNISKKVGHNIDTTSDFKVTSFKEPTSDSNGSLGIEALSTSNYIQGSALFSINFKTVATIKNPGDDLYGWLGSSMSFDLSMENANGVTIPTVTLDSDSVGQISDIVVSPTEDINKFVVNYVGTKEGDASITISYGENKEKLKTKITIKEDKRVDISTLSGEQLVLYPTSAYDSTVSKFIVDTLNKYFPDKKISSDDLDIKNDLPKINDLGDVSDGTSTVTSVERSELVKGSVKFTVKYPVKDISQVFTSSKSQLGPILFDGDKPDKEQLMKAINKKLGFIGPKFYINSFDIIKQDATSATITGKNSLKGEATVTYSKANPIDLNQIKSKDLGEIKGATENVKINMIVSKIKQIDPDQFGKISTSDVEFANPDEVTNTKAVIRAKKDSILAKGQVELTFNYIRN, encoded by the coding sequence ATGAAAAAGTTATTAAGTTTATTAGCTTCATTCGGTTTGATAACAACTACATCTATAACAGCTATTTCTTGTAGTTCAAAACCAGAAATCAAAGATTTAAGCAATTTCACAGCTGAAGATTTAATATTAAATCCAGAAACAGATGAACAAGAAGATGTAGAATCAGCTGCAATTGATAAAATTAATCAAGTGCTAAGTATTAGTGTAAAAAAAGGAGTTGACTTCACTGTAGAATTTAAAAAAGCCAACATTTTGAAGGATGGTTACTTGATTGTTCAGTCTACACCAAGCAGTCAAACAATAAGTGGTCAAGTAACATTTAATGTAAAATATGTTGGAGATCCTGCTTTACAAGATATACAAGATCAAATATCTTCAATTGGAAATAATACAATGAGAGTATCAGTTTCAAAAGACGGAGACAGTAGAACTTTATTAAAAGCGTCAGTGGGCGAAGGAAGTTCTGATTTCATAGATAATGTTGTAGTTGATAATTCAACTATAAAAGAAAATAAATTTGGTGTATCTTATAATGCAAAAAAAGCTGGTACTGCAACAATAGTTTTGAGTTATAGAAAAATAACTAAAGAAGTAAAAATTATTATAAATAAAAACGATTTAGGTATAATTGGAGGATCAAGTTTGATATTAAATCCTTTGTTTAATACACAAAATGCAGCTTCAGAAACTTTCGCTAAAAACATAAGTAAAAAAGTGGGTCATAACATTGATACCACAAGTGATTTCAAAGTCACTAGTTTTAAAGAACCAACTAGTGATTCAAATGGTTCCTTAGGTATTGAGGCACTCTCAACAAGCAATTATATACAAGGATCTGCCTTGTTTAGTATAAACTTTAAGACAGTTGCAACCATCAAAAATCCTGGTGATGATTTGTATGGTTGATTGGGTAGCTCAATGTCATTTGATTTAAGTATGGAAAATGCAAACGGAGTTACAATACCAACTGTAACATTAGATTCTGATAGTGTTGGACAAATAAGTGATATAGTTGTTTCTCCAACCGAGGATATTAATAAGTTTGTAGTTAATTATGTTGGTACAAAAGAAGGTGATGCCAGCATAACAATATCTTATGGAGAAAATAAAGAAAAACTAAAAACCAAAATTACGATAAAAGAAGATAAAAGAGTTGATATCTCAACTTTATCAGGAGAGCAATTAGTTCTTTATCCAACTAGTGCTTATGATTCAACAGTAAGTAAATTTATAGTGGACACACTAAATAAATATTTCCCTGATAAAAAAATTAGTAGTGATGACTTAGATATTAAAAATGATCTTCCGAAAATTAATGACTTAGGTGACGTATCTGATGGGACATCAACCGTTACTTCTGTAGAAAGAAGTGAGTTAGTAAAAGGAAGTGTGAAATTTACAGTAAAATATCCTGTAAAAGATATTTCACAAGTTTTTACATCAAGCAAATCTCAACTTGGACCTATATTATTCGATGGTGATAAACCCGATAAAGAACAACTTATGAAAGCAATAAATAAAAAACTTGGTTTTATTGGTCCTAAATTTTACATAAACAGTTTTGATATTATAAAACAAGATGCCACATCAGCAACTATAACAGGAAAAAACTCATTAAAGGGTGAAGCAACAGTTACTTACTCTAAAGCAAATCCTATTGATTTAAATCAAATAAAATCTAAGGATTTGGGAGAAATAAAAGGAGCAACCGAAAATGTTAAAATAAATATGATTGTTTCAAAAATTAAACAAATCGATCCAGATCAATTTGGTAAGATATCTACATCAGATGTAGAGTTTGCAAATCCAGATGAAGTTACAAACACTAAGGCTGTTATAAGAGCTAAAAAAGACTCAATTTTAGCAAAAGGTCAAGTAGAATTAACTTTTAATTACATAAGAAATTAA
- a CDS encoding lipoprotein, translating into MKKLLSLLAATGLVATSSVGVIACDSYKPPVQILKHGDIELVQKDAKVSVNTGSGPIVQDAVIAKIQEVFGTDVQEGVDFTFSDFVGSGGSGPSRIRVDAIEGSEKLSGGVTFSAVADIETKTTLERLYFNAVNLGTNENNSEEQVRIAVAAKVKKYLNVDTTKDDYKCEIDQAATQTIKGKAKVRVMYNNTKISGLNWNFWWDALGEKRKDLMNLEDVEFGETIKGNEVPDLTNEKGSENDKNEQVKLYNSIKDNINEKVKELSKDATESTFNGENKNDYIVQIDLHHDANIWSVKIVASESSKLLKGTATILFSKGTNGVMVSI; encoded by the coding sequence ATGAAAAAATTATTAAGTTTATTAGCAGCAACTGGATTAGTTGCTACAAGTAGTGTTGGTGTTATAGCTTGTGACAGCTATAAACCACCAGTACAAATATTAAAACACGGGGATATAGAATTAGTACAAAAGGATGCAAAAGTTAGTGTAAATACTGGAAGTGGACCAATTGTACAGGATGCAGTTATAGCTAAAATACAAGAAGTTTTCGGAACTGATGTTCAAGAAGGGGTAGATTTCACTTTTTCAGATTTTGTTGGTTCAGGTGGAAGTGGACCATCAAGAATCAGAGTTGATGCAATCGAAGGATCAGAAAAATTATCTGGAGGAGTCACTTTTTCAGCTGTAGCGGACATTGAAACCAAAACAACCTTAGAAAGACTTTATTTCAATGCAGTTAACTTGGGAACTAATGAAAATAATAGTGAAGAACAAGTAAGAATTGCAGTTGCTGCAAAAGTTAAAAAATACTTAAATGTGGATACTACAAAAGACGACTATAAATGTGAAATAGATCAAGCCGCCACTCAAACTATAAAAGGTAAAGCTAAGGTTAGAGTAATGTATAATAATACAAAAATAAGTGGTCTAAATTGAAACTTTTGATGAGATGCATTAGGAGAAAAAAGAAAAGACTTAATGAATTTAGAAGATGTTGAATTTGGTGAAACTATTAAAGGAAATGAAGTACCAGATTTAACAAATGAAAAAGGCTCTGAAAATGATAAAAATGAGCAAGTAAAATTATATAACTCTATAAAAGATAATATCAACGAAAAAGTTAAAGAACTATCCAAAGATGCAACAGAAAGTACATTCAATGGTGAGAATAAAAATGATTATATTGTTCAAATAGATTTACACCATGATGCTAATATTTGATCTGTGAAAATAGTTGCTAGTGAAAGTAGTAAACTTTTAAAAGGAACAGCAACTATATTATTTAGTAAAGGTACAAATGGTGTAATGGTATCTATTTAA
- a CDS encoding IS3 family transposase, whose protein sequence is MSKNLTVEEWMKIIQIYKKQGIQIAEQEYRIIKAKQIKFSQFIKKRIKQKTYLVDNYGMKSLNRKKGSGRYKKRDDSDIPGIISDLTEEQKREIIEDWIKSQRDKKERNAISKIKSLNISMKARIISMHRTTFYKKPKVRRYKYNNLKNTVEEILKESKFIYGSRKISVLLKEKHMSINDRTLRHYLKRWGFIIKTRIKKRQAESKNINTKFKDLVKRNYNPTIDNIIATDVSYIPGLVEGNNYYLSAAISHKTKKIESWCLSKNNNSQLVIDTLNKINKSNFILHSDHGSQYSSNEVIELVKQMNCQTSMSRVGNSLDNREIEYFFSCLKGEYLNHINTNKMNIDEIYNHIDWYIDWYNNKRIQKILNWKTPATAGAII, encoded by the coding sequence ATGTCAAAAAACCTAACTGTAGAAGAATGAATGAAAATAATTCAAATATATAAAAAACAAGGAATTCAAATTGCAGAACAAGAATATCGTATAATTAAAGCAAAACAGATTAAATTTTCACAATTTATTAAAAAAAGAATAAAACAAAAAACTTATTTAGTAGATAATTATGGTATGAAAAGTTTAAATAGAAAAAAAGGCTCTGGAAGATACAAAAAAAGAGATGATTCTGATATTCCAGGAATAATTAGTGATCTAACTGAAGAGCAAAAAAGAGAAATAATTGAAGATTGAATAAAAAGTCAGAGAGATAAAAAGGAAAGAAATGCGATTAGCAAAATAAAATCTCTAAACATAAGTATGAAAGCAAGAATTATATCAATGCATAGAACAACATTTTACAAAAAACCAAAAGTTAGAAGATATAAATACAATAATTTAAAAAACACAGTTGAAGAAATATTAAAGGAGTCCAAGTTTATATATGGTAGCAGAAAAATAAGTGTTTTATTAAAAGAAAAACATATGTCAATCAACGATAGAACTTTAAGGCACTATCTAAAAAGATGAGGTTTTATAATTAAAACCCGAATTAAAAAAAGACAAGCAGAATCAAAAAATATTAATACTAAATTTAAGGATTTAGTGAAGCGCAATTATAATCCTACTATAGACAATATAATTGCTACTGATGTTTCTTACATTCCGGGTTTGGTAGAAGGAAATAATTACTATTTATCTGCAGCTATTAGTCATAAAACTAAAAAAATTGAATCATGATGTTTATCAAAAAACAACAACTCGCAATTAGTTATAGATACTTTAAATAAAATTAATAAATCAAATTTTATATTACATTCAGATCATGGCTCTCAATACTCTAGTAATGAAGTTATAGAATTGGTAAAACAAATGAATTGTCAAACTTCAATGAGCAGAGTTGGCAATTCCTTAGATAATAGAGAAATAGAGTATTTTTTTAGTTGTTTAAAAGGTGAGTATCTAAATCACATTAATACAAACAAAATGAATATTGATGAAATTTATAATCATATAGATTGATATATAGATTGATATAATAATAAAAGAATACAAAAAATTTTGAATTGAAAAACGCCAGCTACTGCCGGCGCTATTATTTAA